In the Salmo trutta chromosome 13, fSalTru1.1, whole genome shotgun sequence genome, atccatacatcaattgtcttaaaatcatttatttactacactaagtaattaacagaaaacatacaaacagtaattatcgtcacacaggattggtaggggaatgtgccctactggctaacaagcatggctggtctgttagacaatgggtcataaaacggtaagctgagaagttacacagagttcattaatattaacaattgacaattgaaggctcactcattcgggaacaattgcaatatcaatatatatttacgctcatgtgtcgtcgggattcttgttggagagttttgttctgatggagagtttgtcagcgttctctctctctcggttagaatggatcgttcagagcgacattcatgaatgtcgtcatagaatggatgtggttggtcttcgcgttcgatgatataatttacatagctgcagactaataattaatatcaaagacttgttcttattctgtcggtctcgatagtaaaagttaaccacgtggtatagttcactttcagtagagtacttggctggtcaaacctctgggccaaactcacgatggagtgtaggcctggtctgtagaaatgtaaatcagggggtgttttatagtgcccagagaacaggcttgtcaaatgacgcctggtcctgtatgtgtccctgggggcgtgcctatgactgagctagacttggttacagaaatataattctatcacattaacatcagtacatagcatctcaatgtattacaaatagctttatccttaataatacattgtatacaaccatgtggattcagtctcattgctgaggctatcatgtagaccgttttagggtaatatggctatattgtctcttctgagtatcacaaaattgtaccaagcggatcagttcgtagctggagtcttcatcaatcttccatatcttctccagaacacacatgtctcttggttctccaattctatgacttggaagaatttcctttgtctctctatgaaacatgttgtagtagattctcctcttggaatttttacaaccctgggttggggggaaggtaggttgggtgctggtacaaaggggagggggtcaactgtccttcctgtacccaaagaggccaacgtcatgacaatccCTTTACAGgcagttgtgaatttgttagattactagaagcacaagcatttcgctacactcgcattaacatctgctaacaattAGATTTATTCAAATATATATTAAATAATCTTTAGCTCACAACCTCAAATGAATACGCTGCATGTATTAATTAAATAGTTTGTGGAAAGGGCTTAGTGGTAAGTGACAAAACTGTAAATATTCTGCAGTGTTTTTCTTGATGTGACCGAGGACTGCGATTCTGTGTTCATCTTCACTAAGTCGTCTATTAATGTCTTCTCGAAGAAAAGTAGTATATTCGTCCGCAATTGTTTTAGTCcaccattttttaaaatgtactttAGATTGATATAAGTTACCACCAATGTGTTTTACCAAGTCAAAATGTTCAGCTAGAGACTCTCCAACTTTTTGGAATTGATTATGAGTTCCAAAATGGGGTATGGAAAAATCTAGGTCAAGACTTTTCTCTTTCTTACCGGTTTTCAAATCTTTTTTATGATAATTGCTAATTGACAtaaatttatttgtcacacgctTATGGATGTCTTTAAACGTTTTCAATCTGAAAGGTACTTCTGAAATGTTGGGCAGAAATTGTTTACTCAAAATATAAAGTTCATTGGGAAGTTCTCTGTCTTCAAAATTAGATTTAGAGTCATGGCTTTTCTTATGCTCAGTGTTAGTGACAAATTCATCACAATAGTTTTTATAATTAGAACTACTGATTATCAAATTAAAGTGATTGAATGAGCTGATATATCGATCTATTAAGGTTGTCACCTGTCCAGTCGAACCGTACCATTTGCTATATCCAACAATAGTTTTTATACCATAAGATTTGTACAGTTCTGCTGAATCCTTAATCAGTAAATCCATGCATGACTCATGACCTGAATTTCGCAAACAAGGAGAGTTGAGCGTATAGATAAACAATTGAGTATTTCGCAATTTCTCATTGTTTTTCAATATTTGTTTTACTTCCTCAAGAAGTAACTTTTCGGTATGAATATGTTTGTCCTTGCCCATCTTCTTGCAATCTTCTAATTTAAATAAACCAACAAAAACCGGTTCTCCGCCACAAGGTGACTCGATAAATGCCCATGCATGTTGCGTATCAAACTTTTGCTTGCAACCTTTTGTTTGTAATGAGTAGAACTTGTCGAGAAATTCAGAAaccttttcaaaatgttttggttTTCCGTCGGACAATCCGTAAAAAATCGTTGTTATGCCATACTTGTTCAGTTCTGCTAAATCCGTTATTTTATGACCTGTAATTTGCGAAGGAGCGTTGAGCGAATACATAGAAAATGTTGTATTTTGCGATTGCTCTTCGTTTTCCAACATTATTTTCACTTCCTCAAGAAGTAACTCTTCGGTATGACTAATAAGAGGTGTGTTTTCCATATTCTCTATATTGTTAGGTTCCAAAATTGCAACAAACACATCAGCAGTTGACTTTAAGAATGCCCATCTATATTTAGCATTACTCTTTTGATTGCAAACTTTTGATTGCAAACTGTGAAATGTATCACATAATTCGTTTTCTTCTTGATTTGGGAGGTCCATTGGCTGGTCTTCGTTTTCCGCCAATGTATTTTTCTCAATAAGTAACTCGTTTGTTCGTTTGTTTTCCATATCGTTAGGTTCCAAAATTGCATTCAACTCATAATCGTTTGACTTTAAGAATGTAATTTTAAGAGGAATGCAAACTTTTGTTTGTAAAAGGTAAAATGTATCACGTAATTTGTTTTCAACTTGATTTGGGAGGTCCATTGACTGGTCTGGAAAGTTGATGTTCACAGGACTGGGGCTTCCTCTGTAAGGGGAATCAAAATAGCTAATTTAGTTTTGCAATTTGTAACCTGTTAGTGAGGGGTAAAAGAGAGCTAAAGATAGTAACATCTTCTAGTAAAGATTCAGAAAATAACTATAGACTCTGGACTTACACATGAAATGTATAACAATAGGACAACCATGTCCTCCACAATTAGTATGTTTAACATTAGTCCACTTTTGGTACAGTGTCAAAAATGTTGCATGTCAGCTTCAAGATATCAAAATATATTGCTTTCTGTCTCCTGATGCCAATAAGCATATTGTGAAAATGTAGGTCATACCTCTGGTGGATCTCAATCCCCTCACTGTGGGATCTGGTTGATGTAGCATCCATATCCTCCTCAGGAGGCCCTCCGTTTGAAAAAACCTTTTTGTTGGTGGAAGGGTTCACATCATCCTCATGGTACACAGGATCCCCTTCCTCAGACAGCGATAGGTGCATCTTCTTACTGTTGAGAAACAGAATGATGTTATTCACCATCAATGTCACAAACTATTAGTTGTTGAAAACAATTTAGTAAGTTTTAAATACTTTTAGATGTTTTCAAATACAACTTGTAAATATTTGGTTTTAACAAAACAGGGTTTCTTGCAATTGAACTCAAGGTCAAAatcatgcgccgaatacaaccttacagtgaaatgcttacttacaagcccttaaccaacaatgcagttttaagaaaataccccccaaaaagtaagagataagaataacaaatgattaaagagcagcagtaaataacaatagcgggacTATATACAGAGGGAAtttgtgtcaatgtgcgggggtaattgaggtaatatgtacatgtaggtaaagttgttaaagtgactatgcattgataataaacagtgtagcagcagtgttctggggggggggggggggggggggggcaatgcaaataatctgggtagccatttgattagctgttcaggagtcttatggcttgggggtagaagctatttaggagcctcttggacctagacttagcgctccggtaccgcttgctgtgcggtagcagagagaacagtctatgactagggtggctggagtctttgacaatttttagggccttcctctgacaccgcctggtataaaggtcctggatggcaggaagcttggccccggtgatgtaacgggccgtaagcactaccctctgtagtgccttgcggttggaggcagagcagttgccataccaggcagtgatgcaacccgtcaggatgctctcgaaggtgcagctgtaaaaccttttgaggatctgaggacccatgccaaaacttttcagtcttcttagggggaataggttttgtcttgcTCTCTTGTcttagtgtgcttggaccatgttagtttgtt is a window encoding:
- the LOC115205426 gene encoding uncharacterized protein LOC115205426: MNEMPSVDTSVTFLCSVANKNPQSNLEMLSLLEQPESVVMAHFPKKRPLSEGSDVNSPSNTDSSSDRCPPEEDVPATSNISQSEENENHQCKKMHLSLSEEGDPVYHEDDVNPSTNKKVFSNGGPPEEDMDATSTRSHSEGIEIHQRGSPSPVNINFPDQSMDLPNQVENKLRDTFYLLQTKVCIPLKITWAFLKSTADVFVAILEPNNIENMENTPLISHTEELLLEEVKIMLENEEQSQNTTFSMYSLNAPSQITGHKITDLAELNKYGITTIFYGLSDGKPKHFEKVSEFLDKFYSLQTKGCKQKFDTQHAWAFIESPCGGEPVFVGLFKLEDCKKMGKDKHIHTEKLLLEEVKQILKNNEKLRNTQLFIYTLNSPCLRNSGHESCMDLLIKDSAELYKSYGIKTIVGYSKWYGSTGQVTTLIDRYISSFNHFNLIISSSNYKNYCDEFVTNTEHKKSHDSKSNFEDRELPNELYILSKQFLPNISEVPFRLKTFKDIHKRVTNKFMSISNYHKKDLKTGKKEKSLDLDFSIPHFGTHNQFQKVGESLAEHFDLVKHIGGNLYQSKVHFKKWWTKTIADEYTTFLREDINRRLSEDEHRIAVLGHIKKNTAEYLQFCHLPLSPFHKLFN